In the Perca flavescens isolate YP-PL-M2 chromosome 20, PFLA_1.0, whole genome shotgun sequence genome, one interval contains:
- the rab32b gene encoding ras-related protein Rab-32 isoform X1, giving the protein MAVRSVTPCIEKLFKVLVIGDLSVGKSSIVLRYVNKRFDERYKASIGVDFALKTLEWDAKTVVRLQLWDITGQERFKKMSRVFYKEAMGAVVVFDITNSSTLEAASEWKQDLDSKVCLDSGRPVPAVLLANKCDMTGRDRDLVSSLDSFCKDNSFMGWFETSAKDNINIDEAGAFLVKQMMLCDTGLSNEEHRWDRIKVSQAPGESQSQSLCCWRPRL; this is encoded by the exons ATGGCGGTACGTTCAGTTACACCATGTATAGAAAAGCTGTTTAAAGTTTTAGTCATTGGGGATCTAAGTGTTGGGAAAAGTAGCATTGTCTTGCGTTATGTTAATAAACGCTTTGATGAAAGATACAAGGCATCTATTGGAGTTGACTTTGCTCTAAAAACTCTTGAATGGGATGCAAAGACAGTGGTGAGGCTGCAGCTTTGGGACATTACAG GCCAGGAGAGGTTTAAGAAGATGTCCAGAGTGTTCTACAAAGAGGCGATGGGAGCAGTAGTGGTCTTTGACATTACAAACAGCTCCACCTTGGAGGCTGCCTCAGAGTGGAAGCAGGACCTGGATAGCAAAGTCTGTCTCGACAGCGGACGTCCGGTACCTGCCGTCCTGCTGGCCAACAAATGTGACATGACAGGAAGGGACAGAGACTTGGTGTCCTCGCTGGACAGCTTCTGTAAAGACAACAGCTTCATGGGCTGGTTTGAGACATCTGCAAAG GACAATATAAATATTGATGAGGCAGGTGCCTTCCTTGTCAAACAAATGATGCTCTGCGACACCGGCCTGTCCAATGAAGAGCACCGCTGGGACAGGATCAAAGTGAGCCAGGCTCCCGGGGAGAGTCAGAGCCAGTCATTGTGCTGCTGGAGACCACGGCTCTGA
- the rab32b gene encoding ras-related protein Rab-32 isoform X2, with the protein MAVRSVTPCIEKLFKVLVIGDLSVGKSSIVLRYVNKRFDERYKASIGVDFALKTLEWDAKTVVRLQLWDITGQERFKKMSRVFYKEAMGAVVVFDITNSSTLEAASEWKQDLDSKVCLDSGRPVPAVLLANKCDMTGRDRDLVSSLDSFCKDNSFMGWFETSAKVFSVMCGLCGLPHKHLCGDD; encoded by the exons ATGGCGGTACGTTCAGTTACACCATGTATAGAAAAGCTGTTTAAAGTTTTAGTCATTGGGGATCTAAGTGTTGGGAAAAGTAGCATTGTCTTGCGTTATGTTAATAAACGCTTTGATGAAAGATACAAGGCATCTATTGGAGTTGACTTTGCTCTAAAAACTCTTGAATGGGATGCAAAGACAGTGGTGAGGCTGCAGCTTTGGGACATTACAG GCCAGGAGAGGTTTAAGAAGATGTCCAGAGTGTTCTACAAAGAGGCGATGGGAGCAGTAGTGGTCTTTGACATTACAAACAGCTCCACCTTGGAGGCTGCCTCAGAGTGGAAGCAGGACCTGGATAGCAAAGTCTGTCTCGACAGCGGACGTCCGGTACCTGCCGTCCTGCTGGCCAACAAATGTGACATGACAGGAAGGGACAGAGACTTGGTGTCCTCGCTGGACAGCTTCTGTAAAGACAACAGCTTCATGGGCTGGTTTGAGACATCTGCAAAG GTTTTTTCAGTAATGTGTGGACTGTGTGGGCTGCCTCATAAACACCTCTGTGGAGACGATTGA